Proteins from a single region of Oscillatoria sp. FACHB-1406:
- the aroC gene encoding chorismate synthase, with the protein MGNIFGHLFRVTTFGESHGGGVGVVMDGCPPGLEISEAEIQLELDRRRPGQSKITTPRQEADRCEILSGVFEGKTLGTPIAILVRNKDTRPQDYSEMAQKYRPSHADATYDAKYGLRNWQGGGRSSARETIGRVAAGAIAKKILQQVAGVEIVAYVKRIKDLEAVVDVDTVTLAAVESNIVRCPDPEAAERMIEIIDLARRDKNSLGGVVECVARHVPKGLGEPVFDKLEADLAKGIMSLPATKGFEIGSGFAGTAMTGREHNDEYYADEAGNIRTATNRSGGIQGGISNGENIVLRAAFKPTATIGQEQRTVTSDGEATTLAAKGRHDPCVLPRAVPMVEAMVALVLCDHLLRDRGQCHVLKP; encoded by the coding sequence ATGGGTAATATATTCGGGCATTTATTTCGCGTCACAACCTTTGGAGAATCTCACGGCGGTGGAGTGGGTGTCGTTATGGATGGCTGTCCGCCGGGACTAGAAATTAGCGAGGCCGAAATCCAATTAGAACTCGATCGCCGCCGTCCGGGACAGAGTAAGATTACAACCCCACGCCAAGAAGCCGATCGCTGCGAAATCCTTTCGGGCGTATTTGAAGGCAAAACTTTGGGAACGCCGATCGCGATTTTAGTTCGCAACAAAGATACGCGCCCCCAAGACTACAGCGAGATGGCGCAGAAATATCGTCCTTCCCACGCCGATGCTACTTATGATGCTAAATACGGACTGCGGAACTGGCAAGGCGGCGGGCGTTCTTCGGCGCGAGAAACCATCGGGCGCGTAGCGGCTGGCGCGATCGCTAAAAAAATCCTCCAGCAAGTCGCCGGAGTAGAAATCGTCGCTTATGTCAAACGTATTAAAGACCTCGAAGCCGTCGTTGATGTCGATACTGTCACCCTCGCCGCTGTCGAAAGTAATATCGTGCGTTGTCCCGATCCCGAAGCCGCCGAGCGAATGATAGAAATAATCGACCTCGCCCGTCGGGACAAAAACTCCTTGGGCGGCGTGGTTGAATGTGTCGCGCGGCACGTCCCCAAAGGGCTAGGAGAACCCGTGTTCGATAAACTCGAAGCCGATCTTGCTAAAGGAATAATGTCATTGCCTGCAACCAAAGGCTTTGAGATCGGATCTGGCTTTGCGGGAACTGCGATGACCGGACGGGAACACAATGACGAATACTACGCTGACGAAGCTGGAAACATTCGCACCGCGACTAATCGTTCCGGGGGAATCCAAGGCGGAATTTCCAACGGCGAAAACATCGTTCTGCGGGCCGCTTTTAAACCCACTGCCACCATCGGTCAAGAACAGCGTACCGTCACTAGCGACGGCGAAGCCACCACCTTAGCAGCGAAAGGACGGCACGATCCCTGCGTTTTGCCTCGGGCTGTGCCGATGGTAGAAGCAATGGTGGCTTTAGTATTATGCGATCATCTCCTGCGCGATCGCGGTCAATGTCATGTATTAAAGCCTTAA
- a CDS encoding retropepsin-like aspartic protease, whose protein sequence is MRASIKEFVIAFAIAGLATSPVKAQREEGCFMTDSNGRVMSLGRLCGENPNSKMTETFRIPIERRDRGTPVIKVRFNGTQTYEMLVDTGASHTVITPAMAKQLGLTPVGVAVADTASDTGVEFPLALVASVRAGSVAATDLLVAISPALNIGLLGQDFYGNRDVIIRENYIEFHSR, encoded by the coding sequence ATGCGCGCGTCTATCAAAGAATTCGTTATAGCTTTCGCGATCGCAGGGCTGGCTACTTCCCCCGTCAAAGCGCAACGCGAAGAAGGCTGCTTTATGACTGACTCTAACGGTCGAGTCATGAGTCTCGGTCGTTTGTGCGGCGAAAACCCGAATAGCAAGATGACGGAAACTTTCCGCATTCCCATCGAGCGGCGCGATCGCGGAACGCCGGTTATTAAAGTTCGCTTCAACGGCACGCAGACTTACGAAATGCTCGTCGATACCGGCGCGAGTCACACTGTGATTACGCCCGCAATGGCTAAGCAACTCGGCTTAACCCCTGTCGGTGTTGCAGTCGCCGATACGGCCAGCGATACGGGGGTTGAGTTTCCCCTCGCCCTCGTTGCCTCTGTCCGCGCGGGAAGCGTTGCCGCCACAGACTTGCTAGTTGCCATTTCCCCTGCGTTGAATATCGGTTTGCTCGGTCAGGATTTTTACGGAAATCGCGATGTGATTATCCGGGAGAATTACATAGAATTTCATTCGAGGTAA